A window from Candidatus Margulisiibacteriota bacterium encodes these proteins:
- a CDS encoding MTAP family purine nucleoside phosphorylase produces the protein MPKIAIIGGSGVEKLDFAGKMRPLIVTTPYGSVPVELGKVAGREVVFLLRHGKEYRLPSEINYRANITALKLAGVTGIISSAAVGAINQQMKPGDLSLLTDFIDFTRGKRETFTSHSFIDMSRPYDPGLNGRIAKAAKALKIKLHPGAVYACAEGPRFETKAEIRMYGQAGADVVGMTQVPEVVLAAEAGIPYAAIAVITNYAAGVTAGKIDPDHVVAMMRRCSAQLSRLIARTITSR, from the coding sequence ATGCCTAAAATAGCGATCATCGGCGGTTCCGGGGTAGAGAAGCTCGATTTTGCCGGGAAGATGCGGCCGCTGATCGTCACCACGCCGTACGGGAGCGTGCCGGTGGAGCTGGGCAAAGTCGCCGGCCGGGAAGTGGTTTTCCTGCTGCGCCACGGCAAGGAGTACCGGCTCCCGTCCGAGATCAACTACCGGGCGAACATTACCGCCCTGAAACTGGCCGGGGTGACCGGGATCATCAGTTCGGCGGCGGTCGGCGCCATTAACCAGCAAATGAAGCCGGGCGATCTTTCCCTGCTGACCGATTTTATCGATTTCACCCGGGGGAAAAGAGAGACCTTTACCAGCCATTCATTTATTGATATGAGCCGGCCGTACGATCCGGGTTTGAACGGCAGGATCGCCAAAGCCGCTAAAGCGCTCAAGATCAAGCTGCATCCCGGCGCGGTCTACGCTTGCGCGGAAGGCCCCCGGTTCGAAACGAAAGCGGAGATCAGGATGTACGGCCAGGCCGGAGCCGACGTGGTCGGCATGACGCAGGTTCCCGAGGTGGTGCTGGCGGCAGAGGCGGGGATCCCGTACGCGGCGATCGCCGTGATCACCAACTACGCCGCGGGCGTGACCGCCGGCAAGATCGATCCCGATCACGTCGTGGCGATGATGCGCCGGTGCTCCGCCCAGCTATCCCGCCTGATCGCCCGGACCATAACCAGCCGTTAA
- a CDS encoding amidophosphoribosyltransferase: MCGIFAVSAAKENILDDLFLGTFYLQHRGQQYCGLSTYAGDGIKIRTHRGLVRATFTDDLGGLEGRMGIGHAALKDRQPIKLDSKMGEFTICFEGNIINLAELTDELKKQGHSFYTTSDIEVIAKLIAQGDDFVSGIEYMAGKIRGAYALLILSRGKIYAARDKHGFRPMIIGQKEGAVAVTSESCSFVNLGYNIVRDVKPGEILEIEDGEFKTVKVLSSDLIQYCTFEWVYTANVASTIDGMAVDIARRNLGACLARRYPVKADIACAVPNSGIGHAIGYSQESKIPFDNVFIKYDYASRSYTQPTQAERDREAKIKLIPVPAKIEGRKVVICDDSIVRGTQMKNDLVVKLRKNKVKEIHAMIACPPLRAPCLYGVATRSKKELVAHEKTVEQLREYIGVDGLAYATLEDLSQSIGKPLEQLCTSCWTDVYRV; encoded by the coding sequence ATGTGCGGTATTTTCGCGGTCTCGGCGGCTAAAGAAAATATTTTAGACGACCTTTTTCTGGGGACTTTTTACCTCCAGCACCGGGGGCAGCAGTATTGCGGCCTGTCCACCTACGCGGGCGACGGGATCAAGATCCGGACCCACCGCGGGCTGGTCCGGGCGACTTTTACCGACGACCTTGGCGGGCTGGAGGGGCGGATGGGGATCGGCCACGCGGCGCTCAAGGACCGGCAGCCGATCAAGCTTGATTCCAAGATGGGGGAGTTCACCATCTGCTTCGAGGGGAACATCATTAATCTGGCCGAGCTGACCGACGAATTGAAGAAACAGGGCCATTCGTTCTACACCACTTCCGACATCGAAGTGATCGCCAAGCTGATCGCCCAGGGGGACGATTTCGTTTCCGGGATCGAATATATGGCGGGGAAGATCCGCGGCGCCTACGCCCTGCTTATCCTCTCCCGCGGCAAGATCTACGCCGCCCGCGACAAGCACGGGTTCCGGCCGATGATCATCGGCCAGAAAGAGGGGGCGGTGGCGGTCACTTCGGAATCGTGCTCGTTCGTCAACCTCGGCTACAATATCGTCCGCGACGTCAAACCGGGCGAGATCCTGGAAATAGAGGACGGCGAGTTCAAGACGGTCAAGGTCCTCTCTTCCGACCTGATCCAGTACTGCACGTTCGAGTGGGTCTACACGGCCAACGTCGCCTCGACGATCGACGGAATGGCCGTCGATATCGCCCGGCGGAACCTGGGCGCTTGCCTGGCCCGGCGCTACCCGGTCAAGGCCGACATTGCCTGTGCCGTGCCCAATTCGGGGATTGGCCACGCGATCGGCTACTCCCAGGAATCGAAGATCCCGTTCGACAACGTTTTTATCAAGTACGATTACGCCAGCCGGAGCTACACCCAGCCGACCCAGGCGGAGCGCGACCGCGAGGCGAAGATCAAGCTGATCCCGGTCCCGGCCAAGATCGAAGGGCGAAAAGTGGTGATCTGCGACGATTCGATCGTCCGCGGCACGCAGATGAAGAACGACCTGGTCGTGAAACTGCGCAAGAACAAGGTCAAGGAGATCCACGCCATGATCGCCTGCCCGCCGCTCAGGGCGCCGTGCCTTTACGGGGTCGCCACCCGTTCCAAAAAGGAACTGGTCGCCCACGAAAAGACGGTGGAACAGCTGCGCGAATATATCGGGGTCGACGGCCTGGCCTATGCCACGCTGGAAGACCTGAGCCAGTCGATCGGCAAACCGCTGGAACAGCTCTGCACTTCCTGCTGGACGGACGTTTATCGCGTATGA
- the purN gene encoding phosphoribosylglycinamide formyltransferase — protein sequence MLKLGVLISGRGSNLQAIIDACEAGKIPAKVAVVISNNPDAGGLERAKKHNIPAVVIDNRDFQDKNTYELEIVKTLKEREVGLVCLAGYMRIVGEVLLEHFPERIINIHPSLLPSFPGLHAQRQALDHGVTVTGCTVHFVDSGCDTGPIIVQSAVPVKENDTEETLSARILEQEHHIYPLAIEFVAKDKLKIDGRKVKLK from the coding sequence ATGCTCAAGCTGGGGGTTTTGATCTCGGGCAGAGGCTCGAACCTGCAGGCGATCATCGACGCTTGCGAGGCGGGGAAGATCCCGGCTAAAGTGGCGGTCGTCATCAGCAATAATCCCGACGCCGGCGGGCTGGAACGGGCGAAAAAACACAACATCCCGGCGGTCGTGATCGACAACCGCGACTTCCAGGATAAGAATACCTACGAGTTGGAGATCGTTAAGACCTTGAAAGAGCGCGAAGTCGGCCTGGTTTGCCTGGCCGGCTACATGAGGATCGTCGGTGAGGTGTTGCTGGAACATTTCCCGGAGCGGATCATCAACATTCACCCGTCGCTTTTACCGTCGTTCCCCGGCTTGCACGCCCAGCGGCAGGCGCTGGACCACGGCGTGACGGTGACCGGCTGCACCGTCCATTTTGTCGATTCCGGGTGTGATACCGGGCCGATCATCGTCCAGTCGGCAGTCCCGGTTAAGGAGAACGACACCGAAGAGACGCTCTCGGCCAGGATACTGGAACAGGAGCACCACATTTATCCGTTGGCTATTGAGTTTGTCGCCAAAGATAAACTTAAAATTGATGGCAGAAAGGTAAAACTAAAATGA
- the purM gene encoding phosphoribosylformylglycinamidine cyclo-ligase, whose amino-acid sequence MITYKQAGVDIEAGYEVVKRIKKVAKGIGLFGGLFPFGKYYLVGATDGVGTKLKLAFMLNKHHTVGIDLVAMNVDDVVAMGAKPLFFLDYVALHKVDPNLVEKLVKGMVEGCKQADVELVGGETAELSDLYQKGEYDLAGFAVGIVEKSKVINGAKIREGDKIIGLASSGLHSNGYTLARKVIFEQAQIQPKDKLDGFDKPIGEELLTPTRIYAGLLLEMIKKFKIKGIAHITGGGLPENLGRVIPPKRQAVIELNSWPIPKIFRLIQRLGDVDHEEMYKTFNMGIGMVLVVEAKQADRIMAYLKKKKETAYVIGEIGKGNREVIII is encoded by the coding sequence ATGATCACATATAAACAAGCCGGCGTTGATATCGAGGCCGGATACGAGGTTGTCAAACGGATCAAGAAGGTCGCCAAGGGGATCGGCCTGTTCGGCGGGCTTTTTCCCTTCGGCAAATACTACCTGGTCGGCGCGACCGACGGGGTCGGGACCAAACTGAAGCTGGCGTTCATGCTCAACAAGCACCACACGGTCGGGATCGACCTGGTGGCGATGAACGTCGACGACGTGGTGGCGATGGGGGCCAAGCCGCTCTTTTTTCTCGATTACGTCGCTTTGCACAAGGTTGACCCGAACCTGGTGGAAAAACTGGTCAAGGGGATGGTGGAAGGCTGCAAGCAGGCGGACGTCGAGCTGGTCGGCGGCGAAACGGCCGAGCTCTCCGATCTGTACCAGAAAGGGGAGTACGACCTGGCCGGGTTCGCGGTCGGCATCGTGGAAAAGAGCAAGGTCATCAACGGAGCGAAGATCAGGGAGGGGGACAAGATCATCGGCCTGGCCTCTTCCGGTCTGCACAGCAACGGTTACACGCTGGCCCGCAAGGTCATTTTTGAGCAGGCGCAGATCCAGCCCAAGGACAAGCTCGACGGCTTTGACAAGCCGATCGGCGAAGAGCTGCTAACACCTACCCGGATCTACGCCGGGCTGCTCCTGGAAATGATCAAAAAGTTCAAGATCAAGGGGATCGCGCACATCACCGGCGGCGGCCTGCCGGAAAACCTGGGGCGGGTCATTCCGCCCAAGCGCCAGGCGGTGATCGAGCTCAATTCGTGGCCGATCCCGAAGATCTTCCGGCTGATCCAGCGGCTGGGGGACGTTGACCACGAGGAGATGTACAAGACGTTCAACATGGGGATCGGCATGGTCCTGGTGGTGGAGGCGAAACAGGCCGACCGGATCATGGCTTACCTTAAGAAGAAGAAAGAGACCGCTTACGTCATCGGCGAGATCGGCAAGGGGAACCGGGAAGTTATTATAATCTAA
- a CDS encoding proline--tRNA ligase translates to MSQVVAPTLREDPAEAEVVSHKLMLRGGYIRKVAAGVYTFLPLGFRVLNKVANIIREELNRAGAQEVLMPTLLPAELWQETGRWNIYGKELFRIKDRHDREFCLGPTHEECITDLVRNIVKSYKQLPVNLYQIQTKFRDEIRPRFGLMRGREFVMKDAYSFHTSQESLDQEYRNMYDAYCRIFDRLGLKYRVVEADSGLIGGGYSQEFMVLAETGEEEIFHCSHCDYSASRDSAGVGEYKAPGTRGQVPGTQEVATPNARTVEEVSAFLKIKPAQLIKTLIYETEKGPLAALVRGDHAINEAKLKKVAGVDELRLANAETIKKVTGAPVGFAGPVGLKGVRIVADNAVELIADGASGANKADYHVVNIVYGRDYKAETTGDLRYAVHADKCPRCAEGKFEVSRGIEVGHIFKLGTKYSDKMRCVYLDENNQEKVMIMGCYGIGVSRTVAAAIEQNHDKDGIIWPMPLAPFEVAVVPANTAEKEQVAVAEKLYRDLAAAGFAVLLDDREDRLGVKLKDIDLIGIPYKVIIGKALKEGKVEIKSRRTGETVLTEPAGVAAKIGR, encoded by the coding sequence ATGTCTCAGGTGGTGGCGCCGACGCTCCGGGAGGATCCGGCAGAGGCGGAGGTAGTTTCCCACAAATTAATGCTGCGCGGAGGATACATCCGCAAAGTAGCCGCTGGAGTCTACACATTTTTACCCCTCGGTTTCCGCGTCCTGAACAAGGTCGCCAACATTATCCGCGAAGAGCTGAACCGGGCCGGGGCCCAGGAAGTGCTGATGCCGACCCTCTTGCCGGCCGAGCTCTGGCAGGAGACCGGGCGCTGGAACATCTACGGCAAGGAACTTTTCCGCATCAAGGACCGCCATGACCGTGAGTTTTGCCTGGGTCCGACCCACGAAGAGTGCATTACCGACCTGGTCAGAAACATCGTTAAATCGTACAAGCAATTGCCGGTCAACCTATACCAGATCCAGACCAAATTCCGGGATGAAATTCGCCCCCGCTTCGGGTTAATGAGAGGCCGCGAATTCGTCATGAAAGACGCCTATTCGTTCCACACCAGCCAGGAATCGCTCGACCAAGAGTACCGGAACATGTACGACGCCTACTGCCGGATCTTCGACCGGCTCGGCCTTAAATACCGGGTCGTGGAGGCCGATTCCGGCCTGATCGGCGGCGGGTACTCCCAAGAGTTCATGGTCCTGGCCGAGACCGGCGAAGAGGAGATCTTCCATTGCTCGCATTGCGACTATTCCGCGAGCCGCGACTCGGCCGGCGTCGGGGAGTATAAAGCCCCAGGTACCAGGGGCCAAGTACCCGGGACCCAAGAGGTCGCGACGCCTAACGCCAGGACCGTGGAAGAAGTCAGCGCCTTTCTCAAGATCAAGCCGGCCCAGCTGATCAAGACGCTGATCTACGAGACGGAAAAAGGGCCGCTGGCGGCGCTGGTCCGCGGCGACCACGCCATTAATGAGGCCAAACTGAAGAAAGTCGCCGGGGTGGACGAGCTCCGCCTGGCGAACGCCGAAACGATCAAGAAAGTGACCGGCGCGCCGGTCGGTTTTGCCGGCCCGGTCGGTTTAAAAGGGGTCAGGATCGTGGCCGATAACGCGGTCGAATTGATCGCGGACGGCGCTTCCGGCGCTAACAAGGCCGACTACCACGTTGTGAACATTGTCTACGGCCGGGATTACAAGGCGGAAACGACCGGCGACCTCCGTTACGCGGTGCACGCCGATAAATGCCCGCGCTGCGCGGAGGGGAAGTTCGAGGTTTCCCGCGGGATCGAAGTCGGCCACATCTTCAAGCTGGGGACTAAATATTCCGACAAGATGCGCTGCGTTTATCTGGACGAGAACAACCAGGAAAAAGTGATGATCATGGGGTGCTACGGGATCGGCGTCAGCCGGACGGTGGCCGCCGCGATCGAGCAGAACCACGACAAGGACGGGATCATCTGGCCAATGCCGCTGGCCCCCTTCGAGGTCGCCGTGGTGCCGGCCAATACGGCGGAAAAAGAGCAGGTCGCGGTCGCGGAAAAGCTTTATCGCGACCTGGCGGCCGCCGGGTTCGCCGTCCTGCTCGACGACCGGGAAGACCGGCTCGGGGTCAAATTAAAAGATATTGACCTGATCGGCATCCCGTACAAAGTGATCATCGGCAAGGCGCTCAAGGAAGGTAAAGTGGAGATCAAGTCGCGGCGGACCGGCGAGACGGTCCTGACCGAACCGGCCGGCGTGGCGGCTAAGATAGGGAGATAA
- the purF gene encoding amidophosphoribosyltransferase: protein MKEYCGVFGIYNFAPDSPAKSVYYGLYALQHRGQESAGIAVSDGKDIGHHKGMGLVNQIFNEKNLSALKGTLAIGHVRYSTTGSSVMENAQPIVIDTRYGPIAVAHNGNLVNADDLRQQLKDKGISFVGTTDSEVMAALIATSKKQELEDALVDALKQCKGAFALLVMTRDKLIAVRDPNGIRPLCLGRLDKSYLVASETCALDMLGAQHVRDVANGELIVVDQDGVRSRTWEMAEREALCVFEYIYFARPDSVMHGRNIYEARYNMGKYLAKEHPVDADMIMPVPESGVPAAIGFSVESKIPYGEGLIKNRYIGRTFIQPSQEIRDLGVKIKLNPIRDAVRGKKVVVIDDSIVRGTTSRQIVKLVREAGAREVHMRISSPPTLNSCFYGIDTPTRAELIAANLSVEGIRKYLEADSLGYLSLKNLIRSISLPSKNLCLACLNSEYPVKVPERMESLKLFFK from the coding sequence ATGAAGGAATATTGCGGCGTCTTCGGGATCTATAATTTCGCGCCGGATTCGCCGGCCAAGTCGGTCTACTACGGGCTGTACGCCCTGCAGCACCGCGGCCAGGAATCGGCCGGGATCGCGGTCTCCGACGGCAAGGATATCGGCCACCACAAGGGGATGGGGCTGGTCAACCAGATCTTCAACGAAAAGAACCTCTCCGCGCTGAAAGGGACGCTGGCGATCGGCCACGTCCGCTATTCCACCACCGGTTCGTCGGTCATGGAGAACGCCCAGCCGATCGTGATCGATACCCGCTACGGCCCGATCGCGGTCGCCCACAACGGCAACCTGGTCAACGCGGACGACCTGCGGCAGCAGCTCAAGGACAAGGGGATCAGTTTCGTCGGCACGACCGATTCGGAAGTGATGGCGGCGCTGATCGCCACTTCCAAGAAACAGGAGCTCGAGGACGCCTTAGTCGACGCGCTCAAGCAGTGCAAGGGGGCGTTCGCCCTGCTGGTGATGACCCGTGACAAGCTGATCGCCGTGCGCGATCCGAACGGGATCAGGCCGCTTTGTCTCGGCCGGCTGGACAAATCGTACCTGGTCGCTTCCGAGACCTGCGCCCTCGACATGCTCGGCGCCCAGCACGTCCGCGACGTGGCCAACGGCGAGCTGATCGTGGTCGATCAGGACGGCGTCCGGTCGCGCACCTGGGAAATGGCGGAGCGGGAAGCGCTCTGCGTTTTCGAGTACATCTATTTCGCCCGGCCCGACAGCGTAATGCACGGGCGCAACATCTATGAAGCGCGCTACAACATGGGGAAATACCTGGCCAAAGAGCACCCGGTCGACGCCGACATGATCATGCCGGTGCCCGAGTCGGGCGTCCCGGCGGCGATCGGTTTTTCCGTCGAATCGAAGATCCCGTACGGCGAGGGGTTGATCAAGAACCGCTACATCGGCCGGACGTTCATCCAGCCGAGCCAGGAGATCAGGGACCTGGGGGTCAAGATCAAACTGAACCCGATCCGCGACGCGGTCCGCGGCAAGAAAGTCGTCGTGATCGACGACTCGATCGTGCGGGGGACCACTTCGCGCCAGATCGTCAAGCTGGTCCGGGAGGCGGGCGCCCGCGAGGTCCACATGCGGATCTCCTCGCCGCCGACGCTCAATTCCTGCTTTTACGGGATCGACACGCCGACCCGGGCGGAGCTGATCGCGGCGAACCTGTCGGTCGAAGGGATCCGGAAGTACCTGGAGGCGGACTCGCTCGGCTATCTTAGTTTAAAGAATTTGATCCGCTCGATCAGCCTGCCGAGCAAGAACCTGTGCCTGGCCTGTCTCAACAGCGAATACCCGGTCAAAGTGCCGGAGCGGATGGAATCATTAAAACTGTTCTTTAAGTAG
- the purH gene encoding bifunctional phosphoribosylaminoimidazolecarboxamide formyltransferase/IMP cyclohydrolase, whose product MKKKTAEKRYALVSVYDKAGLAPFAKELTRLGFDLVSSGGTAKFLHQHKIKVTEVQKITKYPHMFDGRVKTLHPMIHGGILSDRTNKAHLKEIKKYGIKPFDLVVCNLYPFEAVIAKKDFTHAEAIENIDIGGPAMVRAAAKNHQNVAIVVDPHDYQVILDELKAAGGISLATRERLALKAYEHTAQYDTLIVRYLKARAGGEERFPQEMEVLLEKIQTLRYGENPHQQAALYRERGAKGEGRVTEAKQLHGKELSFNNIVDMDAAWSCANYFADPTVCIVKHNNPCGVAKAATLVEAYQRALECDPVSAYGGIVAANRRIDELTAREVAALFVEVIIAPSYTPKALEILKAKQNIRIMEMGERSINKPFKGLDYKRISGGVLVQDPDIAQLGINEIKVVTKREPTMAEMEDLFFAWGVAKFVKSNTIVYVKDGRTVGIGAGQMSRIDSAEIGVKKSQGKVKGAVLASDAFFPFPDVVELAAKVGVTAIIQPGGSKRDQASIDKANEAGIAMVFTGRRHFRH is encoded by the coding sequence ATGAAAAAGAAAACCGCGGAGAAAAGATACGCCCTGGTCTCGGTCTATGATAAAGCGGGCTTGGCGCCGTTCGCCAAGGAGCTGACCCGGCTCGGTTTCGACCTGGTCTCTTCGGGCGGCACGGCCAAGTTCCTCCACCAGCATAAGATCAAGGTGACGGAGGTCCAGAAGATCACCAAATACCCGCACATGTTCGACGGCCGGGTCAAGACCCTGCATCCGATGATCCACGGCGGGATCCTGTCGGACCGGACCAACAAAGCGCACCTGAAAGAGATCAAAAAGTACGGGATCAAGCCGTTCGACCTGGTCGTTTGCAATCTCTACCCCTTCGAAGCGGTCATTGCCAAAAAAGACTTTACCCACGCGGAGGCGATCGAGAACATCGATATCGGCGGGCCGGCGATGGTCCGCGCCGCGGCCAAGAACCACCAGAACGTGGCGATCGTCGTCGATCCGCATGATTACCAGGTTATCCTGGACGAATTGAAAGCGGCCGGCGGCATCTCTCTCGCGACCAGGGAGCGATTAGCCCTGAAAGCGTACGAGCACACCGCCCAGTACGACACGCTGATCGTCCGCTACCTGAAAGCGCGGGCCGGCGGGGAAGAGCGGTTCCCGCAGGAGATGGAAGTGCTGCTGGAAAAGATCCAGACGCTCCGTTACGGCGAGAACCCGCACCAGCAGGCGGCGCTCTACCGGGAACGGGGGGCGAAAGGCGAGGGCCGGGTGACGGAAGCCAAACAATTGCACGGCAAAGAGCTGTCGTTCAACAACATCGTCGACATGGACGCCGCCTGGAGCTGCGCCAATTATTTCGCCGATCCGACGGTCTGCATCGTTAAACATAACAACCCGTGCGGCGTCGCCAAGGCGGCCACGTTGGTGGAAGCGTACCAGCGCGCCCTGGAGTGCGATCCGGTCTCGGCCTACGGCGGGATCGTCGCGGCCAACCGGCGGATCGACGAGCTGACCGCCCGGGAAGTCGCCGCCCTGTTCGTGGAAGTGATCATCGCCCCTTCTTATACGCCCAAAGCGCTGGAGATCCTGAAGGCGAAACAGAACATCCGGATCATGGAGATGGGGGAGAGGTCGATCAATAAGCCGTTCAAGGGGCTGGATTACAAGCGGATCAGCGGCGGCGTGCTGGTCCAGGACCCGGATATCGCCCAACTTGGGATCAACGAGATCAAGGTGGTGACCAAGCGGGAACCGACCATGGCGGAGATGGAAGACCTCTTTTTTGCCTGGGGGGTCGCCAAGTTCGTCAAATCGAACACGATCGTTTACGTCAAGGACGGCCGCACCGTCGGGATCGGCGCCGGCCAGATGAGCCGGATCGACTCGGCGGAGATCGGCGTCAAGAAGTCGCAAGGGAAGGTCAAGGGCGCGGTCCTGGCGTCCGACGCCTTCTTCCCGTTCCCCGACGTGGTCGAGTTAGCCGCGAAGGTCGGCGTGACGGCGATCATCCAGCCGGGCGGCAGCAAGCGCGACCAGGCGTCGATCGACAAGGCGAACGAAGCGGGGATCGCCATGGTTTTTACCGGCCGCCGGCACTTTAGGCACTAG
- a CDS encoding L-threonylcarbamoyladenylate synthase, which translates to MTTKALSTLRAQRILKAGGVIAFPTETVYGIGALLSKPRAIARIYKIKKRPKNKPLQVLVSSLRQAKELGIFNAQALRLAKKHWPGPLTLVVPGRQGKTVGLRVPAHRTIIDLIRKVGPIAATSANLSGENPFLNAQQVSAGLKGINFVLSGRVKLGKPSKVIDATKTPKTLRP; encoded by the coding sequence ATGACCACTAAGGCACTAAGCACACTAAGGGCGCAAAGGATATTAAAAGCGGGAGGAGTAATAGCTTTTCCGACCGAGACGGTCTACGGGATCGGCGCCCTGCTCTCGAAGCCCCGGGCGATCGCCAGGATATACAAAATAAAGAAAAGACCAAAGAACAAACCCTTGCAGGTACTGGTCAGCAGCTTAAGGCAGGCCAAAGAACTGGGGATATTTAACGCTCAAGCCTTGCGCTTAGCGAAAAAGCACTGGCCTGGGCCGTTAACTCTGGTCGTTCCCGGACGTCAGGGAAAAACGGTCGGTTTACGCGTCCCCGCCCACCGGACGATCATCGACCTGATCCGCAAAGTCGGCCCGATCGCCGCCACCTCGGCCAATCTTTCCGGGGAAAACCCGTTCCTCAACGCTCAACAAGTTTCGGCCGGGCTTAAAGGAATAAATTTCGTTCTCTCCGGACGCGTTAAACTGGGAAAACCGTCAAAAGTCATCGACGCGACTAAAACGCCTAAGACCCTACGCCCCTAG
- a CDS encoding amidohydrolase, with product MDADLIIKGGMVMTLDDKFTLHDQADVAIKGTKIVDISPRTKYRAKKTLDAAGKLVMPGLINCHTHSAMVMMRGLADDMPLDIWWNKFIFPIEKKLLNPEFVEIGAALAAVEMIKSGTTCFSDMYFFQAAAAPVYKRIGIRSILGEAVLDFATPDAANADATNRLTEELFAQWGGDDLIGLSVAPHAPYSCGEENLRKAKALADKHGLLLHIHIAETAGEVAEFQQKHGQTPVEYLARLKFLGENVMGVHCVHVSPADVKILRRHDVKIVHCQESNMKLASGYAPVVEMQFAGLTVALGTDGAASNNNLDMFDEMDSVAKFHKLIRNDPTVMEAKSVVRMVTTDAAKVIGREKALGSLAVGRTADLITIDLARPQLTPMYNPYSHLVYSAGGSEVDSAVINGQLVMENREMLTIDEDEVLDRANRLAQKIKAEVANA from the coding sequence ATGGACGCCGATCTAATTATTAAGGGCGGGATGGTCATGACGCTGGACGACAAGTTCACCCTGCATGACCAGGCCGACGTCGCGATCAAGGGGACGAAGATCGTCGATATTTCCCCGCGGACCAAATACCGGGCCAAGAAGACGCTCGATGCCGCCGGCAAGCTGGTGATGCCGGGCCTGATCAACTGCCACACCCATTCGGCGATGGTGATGATGCGCGGCCTGGCCGACGACATGCCGCTCGATATCTGGTGGAATAAGTTCATTTTTCCGATCGAAAAGAAGCTGCTGAACCCGGAATTCGTCGAGATCGGCGCGGCGCTGGCCGCGGTCGAAATGATCAAATCGGGGACGACCTGTTTTTCCGACATGTACTTTTTCCAGGCGGCGGCCGCTCCGGTCTACAAGCGGATCGGGATCAGGTCCATCCTGGGCGAAGCGGTGCTCGATTTTGCCACCCCGGACGCGGCGAACGCCGACGCGACCAACCGCTTGACGGAAGAACTGTTCGCGCAATGGGGTGGGGACGACTTGATCGGCCTCTCCGTCGCGCCGCACGCCCCATATTCCTGCGGCGAGGAGAATCTGCGCAAGGCCAAAGCCCTGGCCGATAAGCACGGTTTGTTGCTGCATATCCATATAGCCGAGACGGCCGGCGAGGTGGCCGAATTCCAGCAAAAGCACGGCCAAACCCCGGTCGAGTACCTGGCCCGGCTGAAGTTCCTGGGCGAGAACGTGATGGGCGTTCACTGCGTCCATGTCTCGCCGGCAGACGTGAAAATCCTGCGCCGGCACGACGTCAAGATCGTCCACTGCCAGGAGAGCAACATGAAGCTGGCGTCCGGCTACGCGCCGGTCGTCGAAATGCAGTTCGCCGGCCTGACGGTCGCCCTGGGGACCGACGGGGCGGCGTCCAACAACAACCTCGACATGTTCGACGAGATGGATTCGGTCGCCAAGTTCCACAAGCTGATCCGGAACGACCCGACGGTGATGGAGGCGAAGAGCGTGGTCCGGATGGTGACGACCGACGCGGCCAAGGTTATCGGGCGGGAAAAAGCGCTCGGTTCGCTCGCGGTCGGCAGAACGGCGGACCTGATCACGATCGATCTGGCCCGGCCGCAGCTGACGCCGATGTATAATCCGTATTCCCACCTGGTCTACAGCGCCGGCGGCTCGGAGGTCGATTCGGCGGTCATCAACGGCCAATTGGTGATGGAAAACCGGGAGATGCTGACGATCGACGAGGACGAAGTGCTGGACCGGGCTAACCGGTTAGCTCAAAAGATCAAAGCGGAGGTGGCCAATGCCTAA